ttgttaatctagtgacaaatttagataacaatttacaaaataaaaaattattggttattaaaataatcattattataaatgagaaaaatataattagtcactaaattgatcactaattaattagagaccaatttagtaactaagtgATAGCAAAAACCTAGGTAGTTAatatttagtgactaatttccTTTAGTAGCTAAAATCATGAAATCAtgtaactaatttaaaaaaccaatttagtgaccaattataattttttattcataataatgactattttagtaaccaataattttttactttgtcaattagtatctaaattagtgattatagtgactaacaacttttagttattaaaattggttactaatgagacattttcttgtattatttttcttgatttgactatattttaaaatttaattatttttaaactaaaataattatttataatacaaataattacttacaaaataaataataattataaattataaatattatttattttaatttttataataataataataattttattatttgtatctattataaaaataataataacacataTGTTTCTTAGTATtatatagaaataataaattcGTTTAATGCAGATTGTTTATGCAAGCACACTTGGTGACAAatactattttacatattttacatgttatttttaatatatatttatatatttattatttattgaaatataataaattgaaacaGTCTTGgggtaattttttatttattatgttaaaaattaaaaaaaaacggttatttaaaaatacatatctcttaaaattattgtttaatatttgtataatttcaGAAGAAATGGgataataattgaataataaatatgaaagcGAAAAACTAAGAAAGTTACTAAAAAGTCCTTCGGACACACTtgcaatattaaaaaataaatattattaaatgacAAGTGAATACATATGTCGACATATATATCAAATAATGATAGACAGGACAACATATTATAATTAACATTACGAAGgaataacctaattaaaatgCGAATAATTCTGACTTTTTCTCCACCTCgtttgttgtttttaataaatattaaaccatataaacaAATGTGTTAAAAATGCATTAAACATAATGGTTAACAGTTTTTTTCCGATAATTTTCAACCAATGagttattgaaaaagaaatatagaaaACATGTAAATCACATTtcccaatttaaaaatatactcaCTACCAGTTTCTCTCACATTCTTCCATACACAACTgtaataaaacacaaaaatattttttctttattctttttaacaTTTAGTTTATACACAATAATTATTTGGTATTCAAAATCAATCTTAAATctacatatttattataaaagttaaaaaatcatatatgatatatataattagataataatacaaaatgattttatattttactctgATTAAATTCGTAATAATTATTGTACTcaacataataaacaaaaataaaaataaaaatatttttaaataatttgtattcattaaatatattaatcatcatgcttaataattaacaaaactgttataatttaatcatatattgCTAGGTTTCTACTCCATAGATGTTTTTTCACTAATATAGCTATATGCTtgcttaattattataattaaatgcATAACAATCATCTCTTGTGTGTCATTTGCATATTTTTGTCCATTTTTCTTCCCCACCCACTGAATTCCAAAATACTACTATATATACGTGTGTgtttgtgttatatatatatatatatatatatatatatatatatatatatatatatatatatatatatatatatatatatatatatatatatatatataaagttggACGATGCATGTCCATTCATTCATTTCCCACTATCCAAGAAGATGTTGATAAGCCATATCAATACGTAAGGATCATTGAAGAGGTACCTCGTGAGGTTTTGGCAGAACATGAAATCACCAATTCTTTGAGTTCATGTGCAAATTTTAAAGGTTAAACAAGACAAAAACGgtacttcattttttttgtttcgttTTTTTCTAATCCGTGTGCTTTCATTAATTACTCCTCCTTCTTCATTGCTCGCAACACTGCTTGCTTTACCATTTGCGCGTCAACACTGTCGTTCTTGTGACTCTGCAAAACAAGTTCTTGTCATAAATTTTCACTATTAATTCTTGCTTgcatcatattttatttactataaacaTTATCCCCTTTTCATATTATCCAACTATTGCACCTCTACACTTTGTTCCCATATACACTCCATGCAACAACAAAAGAGGTAGAATAACTATATATAGCGAACCCATTTAAGGTTTTTTAACTTCTGGTTTTTAGAGAAAAACTAATAAATGACTATGAGGTGTATAGCAAATAGGGTAAAAAATTTCTGTCTCAATGAATCGATATCAATCACACATCATTAAGTACAAcgtttgtttttcttcaaaactTGTGTGGTTCCATTCAGGTATCTAATTTATGTTACTTTGGCGCCTCAGAACCATGAAAAAATTCTTACCAAAACTTTACAACTATACTCCAGTTGTTTCTAATTTCTATGAATGTATATGTTTGGATTGTTTGTATAAGAGACTATAAAGTCAGAAGCTGATACATAATAGTTTCGGAACTGATGTATAACACATACTAATTAGGTGAAAATTAAAGAGAAAGTTTTatgatatttatgtattttttttcttacttctcTTCCCACGGCTTCTAGCTGGAAACTGTCTTCACAAGAAACCCTAGCATCAAGCACATCAAGGCCAAGTTCTTCGAAGGCTTCAAGTACGGACACGAGCATACCAGGGCTATTCTTCTCCAAAAGCACATTAATGAGGAAACCCTTTTCTAGGGTTTTCACAGTTACCTGCAAAAATACCATTTTCACAAGATTCATCAGTATTGAACCCTATATCTCTTTTCCAACTTAAATCgaattaattattgaatgttTAGTATAAGATCTGTATTAATTTCGACCCAGAAATTCATAAGAATCAACGAACAACAAACTAAATGCAGCAACAAGATCAATAAGCACCGCAGGTAGTTCATGAATTTGAGAGTTTGAAGATGATTCCGTGATCCCCAGCTCCGAGTTCAGTCCCTCCACTTTTTGTTTCAACTCCTCTATGTATTTTGAGGCATCTACAATGATTGAAGCTTTGTTCAGCTGCCAAAAGTTAACAGAGAAACCATTATTTAGGTCAAATCTTTTAAAAGCTTTGATTCAATAACAAGATGAATCAGAAGCTGTGATTAATTcatcaaaatataagaaattactGCAGTGGAGTTCGTGACATCGCGAAGTTGTTGCAAAGTCTGTTCCAGAGACGCTCTTGTTTTGTCCCTAGAAGCCATGCTTATCAGTTTTGTGCAGTTGTTGTTTCGATTTTGATTTTGCTTTTCTCTCCTTTTGTTTTCTCTGCCCTTCCTTCTCCATCTGTCTGCTTCGacatgttttccttttttatagAATTGGCTGagctattaaaaaatatgtgcAATATGTCGTTTGTTTGCATGACGAGTACCTAAATATTCCCCACACCCAATTATGCTTTTACCAAATTGACCTCGCCATTTTCAGATACCTGTATGTAAATAATTTGGGTGAAGCACGACAAATttgataagaaataaataatcataaatggTAACCATGTAATCATAAAGATAGTTAAATTATTAGGTAAATACACAGtactattataaaaatatataatagtcaTTCTTCTTAATCATTCATgtatattattcaaatttatagtTATTAATTTCATCATAACCAAGCGTTTCTCTTGATAATTTTATCGTGTACATTTATGTTGTCCTACCATTTAAGGAATTTTACATAgattaaacatatttaatcttatttaaacatatttattaagataaaatCTTATTTTGTTAAACCTACATAATAAGCTCCGTTTTAACTTCTTTAGATAGAGAGTAAGCATGTTATTAGACACAAACACCAATctgattaagaaaaaaagtaactGATAACTTATTAATAATATTCCATATCCATGCAGAAATGCCATTATTTTATTGaagattaaaacattaaataatttaaaattgttgaatTGTTTATCAACTCGATTTTTATGTGGAGCTATTGAGTATATTAAAAGAGATATAATCAAATATAAGCTTTTATCTTTCCCCGTGACATGCTATCATTTCCTTTTTTATGATTAAGCTTCTTATATGAATTTTGTTGAATTGTCTCTGTTCTGGATCTTGGATATAATGATCTATAATAGTAAAAATTGGAAGTGCCGATCCCAAGAAAATTGCGAGTGGTTGTCATATATATTCCCcagattcttttttattttcctatctTCCTTTCGAATCACGTGATAAAACATCCTTCATGTACTTAATTTTACTGTATATAGCATCCTTTTCTACATTAATTTAACTTGTCAAAGCGCGTTGCAACTTTATAAATAATGCACATTAACTAATGACAGGTAAAGAGCACCTTATGCATGTGATTTAGTGTTCAATTTATACAGAAAAATACATCAGAAAGAcagtgtaatttttttaatacatagtAATTAATCCTCCTAGCAGTtgtaataattatgaaaattgatGTGAAGGGTATTTCAGTGAAAAATTAGTGAGAAAAATGAGTATATTTTTGTAGAGAAAGAGATATGAATGGAGTCCCGTGagtgaagtgcttgaaagaatTGACTTCGGATGGTAA
This region of Vigna unguiculata cultivar IT97K-499-35 chromosome 5, ASM411807v1, whole genome shotgun sequence genomic DNA includes:
- the LOC114186031 gene encoding transcription factor SCREAM2-like; amino-acid sequence: MASRDKTRASLEQTLQQLRDVTNSTALNKASIIVDASKYIEELKQKVEGLNSELGITESSSNSQIHELPAVTVKTLEKGFLINVLLEKNSPGMLVSVLEAFEELGLDVLDARVSCEDSFQLEAVGRESHKNDSVDAQMVKQAVLRAMKKEE